Proteins from a single region of Streptomyces vinaceus:
- a CDS encoding flavin-containing monooxygenase, with translation MIPGQGERDVRVVVVGAGFSGLGAGIRLREAGFRDVLVLEKAEQLGGTWRDNTYPGCACDVPSTLYSYSFAPDAGWSRVFAGQEEIRAYLAATAERYGLAEVLRCGVALHEARWDPAAGRWQLETSDGSYSAAVLVMATGPWHVPRTLDVPGIDGFAGPVLHTARWDDSVDLAGKRVSVVGSGASAVQVVPAITGRAAAVHVFQRTAQWVLPKPDLALSPRSTRSSTGCPAPGAGCAPPSTPCRRASATPSATPGSPASSKPAPGRTFGSPFPIRSCAGPSRPATGWAASVCSPPARITPP, from the coding sequence GTGATTCCCGGGCAGGGCGAACGGGACGTACGCGTGGTGGTGGTCGGCGCGGGGTTCTCGGGGCTCGGCGCAGGCATCCGGCTGCGTGAGGCGGGGTTTCGCGATGTGCTGGTGCTGGAGAAGGCGGAGCAGCTGGGCGGTACGTGGCGGGACAACACCTATCCGGGCTGCGCCTGCGACGTACCCTCGACGCTCTACAGCTACTCCTTCGCCCCGGACGCGGGCTGGAGCCGTGTGTTCGCGGGGCAGGAGGAGATCCGCGCCTATCTCGCCGCCACGGCCGAGCGGTACGGCCTCGCCGAGGTCCTGCGCTGCGGCGTGGCGCTGCACGAGGCGCGGTGGGATCCGGCTGCCGGTCGCTGGCAGCTGGAGACCAGCGACGGTTCCTACAGCGCCGCGGTCCTGGTCATGGCCACCGGTCCGTGGCACGTCCCCCGTACGTTGGACGTGCCGGGGATCGACGGATTCGCCGGCCCCGTACTCCACACCGCCCGCTGGGACGACAGCGTCGACCTAGCCGGGAAACGGGTGAGCGTGGTCGGCAGCGGCGCCTCGGCCGTACAGGTCGTACCCGCCATCACCGGCAGGGCGGCGGCCGTGCACGTCTTCCAGCGAACGGCCCAGTGGGTGCTGCCCAAACCCGACCTGGCCCTGTCCCCGCGTTCCACCAGGTCGTCAACCGGCTGCCCGGCGCCCGGCGCGGGCTGCGCGCCTCCCAGTACGCCCTGCAGGAGAGCTTCGGCTACGCCTTCCGCCACCCCGGGCTCGCCCGCCTCCTCGAAGCCGGCGCCCGGGCGCACCTTCGGCTCTCCGTTCCCGATCCGCAGCTGCGCCGGGCCCTCACGCCCGGCTACCGGCTGGGCTGCAAGCGTCTGCTCACCTCCAGCACGTATTACCCCGCCCTGA
- a CDS encoding hemerythrin domain-containing protein, which yields MAGENKDQDVVAVILKDHRTMEELFRRMRSVEADRAAAREEFAALLIAHGEAEEAEVYGALKRFRGVDNEEVEHGEEEHTEGNEALLALLEVDDVGSEEWDTRLEALVKAVSHHLDEEERTILNGARENVPDERRAELGTAFLRERERQLASDCGSIENVRKIVGR from the coding sequence ATGGCGGGAGAGAACAAGGACCAGGACGTCGTCGCGGTGATCCTCAAGGACCACCGCACCATGGAGGAACTGTTCCGCCGCATGAGGAGCGTCGAGGCGGACCGGGCGGCGGCCAGGGAGGAGTTCGCGGCCCTGCTCATCGCGCACGGCGAGGCCGAGGAGGCCGAGGTCTACGGGGCGCTCAAGCGCTTCAGGGGCGTCGACAACGAGGAAGTCGAGCACGGCGAGGAGGAGCACACCGAGGGCAACGAGGCCCTGCTGGCGCTGCTGGAAGTCGACGACGTCGGCTCCGAGGAGTGGGACACGCGGCTGGAGGCCCTGGTCAAGGCGGTCTCCCACCACTTGGACGAGGAGGAGCGGACGATCCTCAACGGCGCCAGGGAGAACGTTCCCGACGAGCGCAGGGCGGAACTGGGGACCGCGTTCCTGCGGGAGCGTGAGAGGCAGCTCGCGTCCGACTGCGGCAGCATCGAGAACGTACGCAAGATCGTCGGCCGCTGA
- a CDS encoding MFS transporter: MNTSQHTGLSPQHRTTLRWIIAITTLTLVFDGYDLVVYGTVVPDFLRDPSQIGHLSVAQAGALGSYALMGVMVGALTAGAVGDHVGRRRIMIAGIIWFSVAMGLSAFATSLTSFGVLRFFTGTGVGALVATAAAMVAEFAPHHRRNVYNAIVYSGVPVGGVLAAVMALLVSGGDSWRTLFLFGAAPLVVLLPVTLLRLPESPKWLLARGHTERAHLVSERTGVTLGESTRAPEGKKVGFAALASRRYALPTLLLGLMSCSGLLLTYALNTWLPEIMGQSGFGKSYSLVFLLALNGGAIIGGVLASRAADRRGPQRVITSTFVLAAVSLVLLTLGLPLGALLALVAVAGIGTIGTQVLVYGFVANYYDTRARAAGVAWCAGFGRLGGIGGPLVGGALVSAGVSPHHAFYAFAGVALLGALVTLFVPRQGRGTDIVSASVPGRSPADAAGVLAHAPQR, encoded by the coding sequence ACACCGGACTCAGCCCGCAGCACCGCACGACGCTGCGCTGGATCATTGCCATCACCACCCTCACGCTGGTCTTCGACGGCTATGACCTGGTCGTCTACGGGACTGTGGTGCCCGACTTCCTGCGCGACCCGAGCCAGATCGGCCACCTCTCCGTCGCCCAGGCCGGCGCGCTCGGCTCGTACGCGCTCATGGGGGTCATGGTCGGCGCACTGACTGCCGGAGCGGTCGGCGACCACGTCGGACGACGTCGCATCATGATCGCGGGAATCATCTGGTTCTCCGTCGCCATGGGGCTGAGCGCATTCGCCACGAGCCTCACCTCGTTCGGCGTCCTGCGCTTCTTCACCGGCACCGGCGTCGGCGCCCTGGTGGCCACCGCCGCCGCGATGGTCGCCGAGTTCGCACCGCACCACCGCCGCAACGTCTACAACGCGATCGTCTACAGCGGCGTCCCCGTGGGCGGTGTCCTCGCCGCGGTCATGGCCCTCCTCGTGTCCGGTGGGGACAGCTGGCGCACCCTGTTTCTCTTCGGTGCGGCCCCTCTCGTGGTCCTCCTGCCGGTCACACTGCTGCGCCTGCCCGAGTCCCCGAAGTGGCTGCTGGCGCGCGGGCACACCGAGCGGGCCCACCTGGTCTCCGAGCGCACCGGAGTCACGCTGGGCGAGTCGACGCGGGCGCCCGAGGGCAAGAAGGTCGGTTTCGCGGCTCTGGCGAGCCGTCGCTACGCGCTGCCCACGCTGCTGCTCGGCCTGATGAGCTGCTCCGGTCTTCTGCTCACCTACGCCCTGAACACGTGGCTCCCCGAGATCATGGGGCAGAGCGGCTTCGGCAAGTCGTACTCGCTGGTGTTCCTGCTCGCCCTGAACGGCGGGGCGATCATCGGCGGGGTACTCGCCTCCCGGGCCGCCGATCGGAGGGGCCCGCAGCGTGTGATCACGTCGACGTTCGTGCTGGCCGCCGTCTCCCTCGTGCTTCTCACGCTGGGGCTGCCTCTCGGTGCTCTGCTGGCCCTGGTCGCGGTGGCCGGGATCGGTACGATCGGCACCCAGGTCCTGGTGTACGGCTTCGTCGCGAACTACTACGACACCCGGGCCCGCGCTGCCGGGGTGGCCTGGTGCGCCGGGTTCGGCCGGCTCGGCGGCATCGGCGGGCCGCTCGTCGGCGGAGCCCTGGTGAGCGCCGGGGTCTCGCCGCACCACGCGTTCTACGCCTTCGCCGGTGTCGCCCTCCTCGGCGCGCTGGTGACCCTCTTCGTTCCGCGCCAGGGCAGGGGTACGGACATCGTGTCCGCGTCCGTACCCGGCCGGTCCCCCGCCGATGCCGCCGGCGTGCTCGCCCATGCACCGCAACGCTGA
- a CDS encoding DedA family protein — protein MDKIALTAGALYAIVLLRAGGTFAVGWLAGAGARRSRFAERISSAKFRRAERAIQRWGAPVVAVSFLTVGFQTAANFLAGSMRMPLPRYLPALFLGGAAWALIYATAGLGVLEVLGRLFAEHTALGVSAVAALLLAACGVVAYRRRAVPPSADTVADEA, from the coding sequence GTGGATAAGATCGCGCTCACCGCCGGCGCTCTGTACGCCATCGTCCTGCTTCGCGCCGGCGGGACGTTTGCCGTCGGATGGCTCGCCGGTGCCGGTGCCCGGCGCAGCAGGTTCGCCGAACGGATCTCCTCGGCGAAGTTCCGGCGCGCCGAGCGGGCGATCCAGCGGTGGGGCGCACCGGTGGTCGCCGTCTCCTTCCTGACCGTCGGTTTCCAGACCGCCGCCAACTTTCTCGCGGGCAGCATGCGCATGCCATTGCCGCGCTACCTCCCCGCCCTCTTCCTGGGCGGAGCGGCCTGGGCGCTGATCTACGCGACCGCCGGGCTCGGCGTCCTCGAAGTGCTGGGGCGGCTCTTCGCCGAGCACACGGCCCTCGGGGTGTCCGCCGTGGCCGCCCTCCTCCTCGCGGCATGCGGGGTGGTGGCCTACCGGCGACGGGCGGTCCCGCCCTCCGCCGACACCGTGGCCGACGAAGCCTGA
- a CDS encoding xanthine dehydrogenase small subunit translates to MVAARITVNGQEAPIAPAAPHTTVLDFLRERGLTGTKEGCAEGECGACSVLVARPGVNKPTDWVAVNACLVPVAALDGQEVITSEGLATPGEPGMPAALHPVQEEMAVRGGSQCGYCTPGFICSMASEYYRPDRCAHPDPTEDTGASTGTGTGTEHGPNGFDLHALSGNLCRCTGYRPIRDAAFAVGTPTENDPLARRREQSPPEPVSTEYTRDDSSFLRPSTLAGALGLLRERPDAVVVAGSTDWGVEVNIRSRRANCVIAVDRLPELRELRVESDHIEIGAAQTLTEIERRLDGSVPLLAELFPQFASRLIRNSATLGGNLGTGSPIGDSPPVLLALEASVVLADADGEREVPLADYFTGYRQSVRRPGELIRAVRVPLPLSPVTAFHKIAKRRFDDISSVAVAFALDIEDGIVRKARIGLGGVAATPIRALATEAALEGKPWAAETVEAAARVLRAQGTPMDDHRASAGYRSAMLGQSLLKLYAQTTEAVSS, encoded by the coding sequence GTGGTAGCGGCGCGGATCACGGTCAACGGGCAAGAGGCTCCGATCGCGCCGGCGGCACCCCACACCACCGTGCTGGACTTCCTGCGCGAGCGCGGCCTCACCGGCACCAAGGAGGGCTGCGCCGAGGGCGAATGCGGCGCCTGTTCGGTGCTGGTGGCCCGTCCCGGGGTGAACAAGCCCACCGACTGGGTGGCGGTCAACGCCTGCCTGGTCCCGGTCGCGGCGCTCGACGGCCAGGAAGTCATCACCTCCGAAGGCCTCGCCACCCCCGGCGAGCCCGGCATGCCTGCCGCCTTGCACCCCGTGCAGGAGGAGATGGCCGTCCGCGGCGGCTCCCAATGCGGTTACTGCACACCGGGATTCATCTGCAGCATGGCCTCCGAGTACTACCGCCCCGACCGCTGCGCGCACCCGGACCCGACCGAGGACACCGGCGCAAGCACCGGCACCGGCACCGGCACCGAGCACGGTCCGAACGGTTTCGATCTGCACGCGCTGAGCGGCAACCTCTGCCGCTGCACCGGCTACCGGCCGATCCGCGACGCCGCGTTCGCCGTCGGCACGCCCACCGAGAACGACCCCCTGGCTCGGCGTCGCGAGCAGTCCCCGCCGGAACCGGTCTCCACCGAATACACCCGTGACGACAGCTCGTTCCTGCGGCCGAGCACGCTGGCCGGCGCGCTGGGGCTGCTGCGCGAGCGGCCCGACGCGGTGGTCGTCGCCGGGAGCACCGACTGGGGCGTGGAGGTGAACATCCGCTCCCGCCGGGCGAATTGCGTGATCGCGGTCGACCGTCTGCCCGAACTGCGCGAACTGCGCGTCGAATCCGACCACATCGAGATCGGCGCGGCGCAGACCCTCACCGAGATCGAACGCCGCCTCGACGGCAGCGTCCCCCTGCTCGCGGAACTCTTCCCGCAGTTCGCCTCCCGGCTCATCCGCAACAGCGCCACCCTCGGCGGCAATCTGGGTACCGGCTCCCCCATCGGTGACAGCCCGCCGGTACTGCTCGCTCTGGAGGCATCGGTGGTACTTGCCGACGCCGACGGTGAGCGCGAGGTCCCCCTCGCCGACTACTTCACCGGGTACCGGCAGAGCGTGCGCCGCCCCGGCGAGCTGATCCGCGCGGTGCGCGTACCGCTGCCGCTGTCGCCCGTGACGGCCTTCCACAAGATCGCCAAACGGCGGTTCGACGACATCTCCAGCGTGGCGGTCGCTTTCGCGCTCGACATCGAGGACGGGATCGTGCGCAAGGCCCGCATCGGCCTGGGCGGCGTGGCCGCAACCCCGATCCGGGCCCTCGCCACCGAGGCGGCCCTGGAGGGCAAGCCGTGGGCGGCGGAGACCGTCGAGGCCGCGGCCCGGGTGCTGCGGGCCCAGGGCACGCCCATGGACGACCACCGCGCGAGCGCCGGATACCGCTCCGCGATGCTCGGCCAGAGCCTGCTGAAGCTGTACGCGCAAACCACCGAGGCGGTGTCGTCATGA
- a CDS encoding allantoin permease, giving the protein MSTTESRQTTAEAPSTAADQAVKETLEDYTLRFAPRSYRRWTPMVVATTALGGIAYMADFSIGAGIGLAHGTGNALVAIAVAAVVIFITGFPLAYYGARYNIDLDLITRGSGFGYYGSVVTSVIFASFTFIFFALEGSIMAQGLRLGLGLPLWLGYAVSTLLVIPLVVYGMKALSTLQVWTTPIWLLLMAGPLVYLIVDDPGTVDRFLAYPGTSGEGGVDTASVMLGAGVCLSLIAQIGEQIDYLRFMPPKTEANKRTWWTAVVMAGPGWVVLGALKQAIGVFLAVYIIAEVGPAAAPEPIQQFRSAFDAMMPSWMVVPLAVALVVISQIKINVTNAYSGSLAWTNSFTRVTKHYPGRMVFVLVNLAFALALMEADMFSFLGGILGFYSNCAIAWVVTVATDIGINKYVLKLSPLQPEFRRGMLHAVNPVGVVAFVAASGLSIAMYFHLLGDTLQPYSPVAAAVIAFLVTPLMAVVTKGRYYLRRTDDGIGEPLLDTDGNPSAVTLDCHVCRQPYERPDLTACVTHGAVVCSLCLSTDKTGDHVLPPAAV; this is encoded by the coding sequence ATGAGTACCACCGAGTCGCGACAGACCACGGCAGAAGCCCCGAGCACTGCCGCCGACCAGGCGGTCAAGGAGACGTTGGAGGACTACACCCTCCGCTTCGCACCCCGCAGTTACCGCCGCTGGACCCCCATGGTCGTGGCCACCACGGCCCTCGGCGGCATCGCCTACATGGCCGACTTCTCCATCGGCGCCGGCATCGGCCTCGCCCACGGCACCGGCAACGCCCTGGTGGCCATCGCCGTCGCCGCGGTCGTCATCTTCATCACCGGCTTCCCCCTGGCCTACTACGGCGCGCGGTACAACATCGACCTCGACCTGATCACCCGCGGCTCCGGCTTCGGCTACTACGGCTCGGTCGTCACCAGCGTCATCTTCGCCAGTTTCACCTTCATCTTCTTCGCCCTCGAAGGCTCGATCATGGCCCAGGGCCTCAGACTCGGCCTCGGACTTCCGCTGTGGCTGGGCTACGCCGTCTCCACGCTGCTGGTGATCCCGTTGGTCGTCTACGGAATGAAGGCGCTCAGCACGCTCCAGGTGTGGACCACCCCGATCTGGCTGCTCCTCATGGCCGGTCCGCTGGTCTACCTCATCGTCGACGACCCCGGCACCGTCGACCGCTTCCTGGCCTACCCCGGCACGAGCGGCGAGGGCGGCGTCGACACCGCCTCCGTCATGCTCGGAGCGGGTGTGTGCCTGTCCTTGATCGCGCAGATCGGCGAGCAGATCGACTACCTGCGCTTCATGCCGCCCAAGACCGAGGCGAACAAGCGCACTTGGTGGACCGCCGTGGTCATGGCCGGCCCCGGGTGGGTCGTACTCGGCGCGCTCAAGCAGGCCATCGGTGTCTTCCTCGCCGTCTACATCATCGCCGAGGTCGGACCGGCGGCCGCGCCCGAGCCCATCCAGCAGTTCCGCAGCGCCTTCGACGCGATGATGCCGTCCTGGATGGTCGTGCCGCTGGCCGTGGCCCTGGTGGTGATCAGCCAGATCAAGATCAACGTGACGAACGCCTACTCCGGCTCCCTGGCCTGGACGAACTCCTTCACCCGCGTCACGAAGCACTACCCCGGCCGCATGGTCTTCGTCCTGGTCAACCTGGCCTTCGCACTCGCCCTGATGGAAGCCGACATGTTCAGCTTCCTGGGCGGCATCCTCGGCTTCTACTCGAACTGCGCGATCGCCTGGGTGGTCACCGTGGCCACCGACATCGGCATCAACAAGTACGTGCTGAAGCTGTCCCCGCTCCAGCCGGAGTTCCGCCGGGGCATGCTGCACGCGGTCAATCCGGTCGGCGTCGTGGCCTTCGTCGCCGCCTCCGGACTGTCGATCGCCATGTACTTCCACCTCCTCGGCGACACCCTCCAGCCGTACTCACCCGTGGCCGCGGCCGTCATCGCCTTCCTCGTCACCCCGCTGATGGCCGTGGTCACCAAGGGCCGCTACTACCTGCGCCGCACCGACGACGGGATCGGCGAGCCCCTGCTGGACACCGACGGGAACCCGAGCGCGGTCACCCTCGACTGCCACGTCTGCCGTCAGCCCTACGAGCGCCCCGACCTCACCGCCTGCGTCACCCACGGGGCGGTCGTCTGCTCGCTGTGCCTGAGCACGGACAAGACCGGCGACCACGTCCTGCCGCCGGCGGCCGTATAG
- a CDS encoding amphi-Trp domain-containing protein: protein MSDLKFEQKSSLSRLEAADQLSALAEALRHGGNAELELGPGTLSLRIPDEIRTEVEVEVGDGEIELEIELKWPTAQAGAAASSRTAADEE, encoded by the coding sequence GTGAGTGACCTCAAGTTCGAACAGAAGAGCTCCCTGTCACGCCTTGAGGCCGCCGATCAGCTCTCCGCCCTCGCGGAGGCCCTGAGGCACGGCGGCAATGCCGAGCTGGAACTCGGCCCCGGAACCCTGAGCCTGCGCATCCCTGACGAGATCCGTACCGAAGTCGAGGTCGAGGTCGGCGACGGGGAGATCGAGCTGGAGATCGAACTCAAGTGGCCGACCGCGCAGGCCGGGGCGGCCGCGTCATCCCGGACGGCGGCCGACGAGGAGTAG